ATCAACGCGTTCAACCCGATCGCGCGCTACTTCCGCTCGACCATCGATCCTTTCATCGCTCCCATCGAGCGCCGAGTCGTGCGCGCGGGCGGGTCGCCCGCCGTAGCGCCCTGGTGGGCGCTGGTCGCGGCGGTCGTCGGGGCGATTCTGCTCCTCAGCCTGCTCGGCTTCGTCCGGAACCAGGTGCTGTTCGCCGCGCTCGCCGCGAACCAGGGCGCCGCCGGCGTCTTCCGCCTGCTGGTCGTCTGGACGTTCGCGATTCTCCGGCTCGCGCTCATCGTCCGGGTGATCAGCTCCTGGCTGCCGGTCAACCCGTATTCCCCGTGGCTCAGGTGGTCGTACCTGCTGAGCGAGCCGATCCTGCGGCCGCTGCGCCAGATAGTCCCGACCCTCGGAATGATCGACATCACCCCGATCCTCGCGTATTTCCTCCTCGGCTTTCTCGCGCGCATCCTCGTCAGCGCCCTTTAGCCGGAACCGCCTTGTCCGCGCCCGTGTATCCTGAACAAACTGCAATACCGGCTCGTTGGTTTTCCCACCCGCTTGAGGTGCAGGCCATGCGTCGAAGTTTTCTCGTCGGATTCCTTGCGGGCGCGGCGTTGGTCGCGAGCGCCGCTGATGCGCAGCAGTTCACTCCGCAGGTTCGCCAGCCCGCGTTTCCCGCCGGAACGGGACCGCGCGTCCTGATAGACGCGGGACATTTCAACGAGGACCGCGCGGAGCTCGCGCCCCTCGTCGAACTGCTGAACAGGGACGGCTTCCGCGTCTCCTTCCACGAATCGACGTGGACGCCGACGGCGCTCAGCCAGGCAGACCTCGTCATCATCGCGAGTCCACTCGGCGCGGCACGCGCCAGCATGCAGTCCGCGGGCGCGGACTTCGCGTGGACCGACCAGGCGCGGCGCGACGCGTTCAGTACCGAAGAAGTCAACGCGATCACCCGCTGGGTCCGCGCGGGCGGGAACCTGCTGCTGCTGCTCGACGAAGCGCCGGTGCCGGCGGCGACGCGCACGCTGGCGGAGGCGCTCGGCGTCGAAGTCCGCAACACGCGGACGTGGGACGCCGGCCAGAGACCCGCCGGGTACACGTATCCGCCCGATGATCTCAGCGGCAGCTACATCATGTTCACGCGCGAGCGCAAGACGATCGGCAAGCACGCGATACTGGACGGCAGGAACCGGGACGAGAAGGTCGATCGCGTTGCGACGTATCTCGGCAGCTCGTTGACGGGACCGTTCGACGGCTCCGTGCTGCTCGCGCTCTCACCGGACGCGTTCGATTACTGGAAGGACGCGCCGGAGCGTGGCAGCGCCGAGCATCGCGTGCCGGCGGTCGGACGCGCGCAGGCCGTGGCCTTCAAGCTGGATCAGGGCCGTGTGGTGGTGGTATCGGAGTCGGGCGCGTTCCAGGTGCCGGCCGGCGGCGCGGAAGATCCGGACAATGCGCTCGGCAAGGGACTCGCGTTCAAGGGGGCGCAGAACCAGCAGTTCGTGCTGAACACCCTGCGCTGGCTGGCCCGGGTACTCCCTTAGACCGTCGCGGTTTCGGGCCTCTGGCACACCGTTCGCGGTCCTGGCGTTCAGGGGGAGCTCAGCAATGTCCGAACGCAGGAAGACGCACAATGGCCGAGACCTCTCCGGCCACTTCAGGGTGAAACAGGTGGACGTCGAAGATCTGAAGGCGGATCGCGACGGCGTGGATTTCATCGAGGATGACGTGCGGCTGGGCGGCGCGGTCGCGGACACCGGACCGAACGCGGGTCAGCGCGGCGTGCGGATCCACGAGCTGATCAAGAAGGATCACGGGAAGAAGAAGCGGCCGACGAAGGGTAAATAAGGCGCGAGCACGTTACGGACGTGCTACGCATGCCGGGCCCGGCTCCAGAGCGGCTTCGCGCGCGAGCGGCGTGACTTGCAGGTATTGCACTTTCGCCGGCTCGGTCGGAGCGAGGGTGATCGAGATTTGTAGATCGCCGTCTCGACAGCGCATTCGCCAGCGGCCCCGCAGCGCGTTCGCCACCACGAACGGACCTTCATTCCGGCATTCATCTCCAGCGGTACTCCGAAGTCGCTCGATCGCCGCCCGCCTCCGATCCTTCGGCTCGTCCAGATACAGATTCATCGCCGCAAGGCTGTCGGCGAGCGCATCACTCCACCGCGCGACGAGACGCGACACCTGTTCGCGTCTCTCCAACAGAACCGGCGCCGGTTGCGGAACGCGCGGCACGAGTCCGCCGGTTCGCTGCAGAATCTCGAGCGCCTGCGTGCTCACCGGAGTCCAGCCGGTGTAGGTGAGATTGCCGAGGGCGACTATCCCGACGCCGTACTCGGGAAGCCAGCGCATGAGCGAGCCGAAGCCCGGCAGCCCGCCGGTGTGCGAGACCGACGCCAAGAAGAGACACGTCTGCTGCACACGCAGTCCGTAGCCGTAGCCGTTGGCCGCCAGCGAGATGTTCCCCGTGCTGTCGGTGCTCGCCGACGCGCCGATGTAGCGCGTGACCTGCTGCATCTCCCGGCGGGAAGCACGGCTCAGCGGACCGCTGTCGGGGTCGTCACGCGGCGGCCACGCGTCCAGCATGAAGCCCACCCAGCGGCCGAGGTCGGAGATGGAGGTGAGCATGCCGCCCATCGGGCCGAACGCGCCGTCGGGGAGCTGCGGCTCCTCGAGCCACTCGCCGTCGCGCAGGCGATACCCGTGCGCGAGGCGGTGCGGGGGCACGCTACGCGCTTCAAGCGTCGTGACGTTCATTCCGAGCGGCAGTAGGATGCGCTCGCGAACGTAGCGCGCGTACGGCATGCCGGACACGTTCGCCACGACGCGGCCGAGAATCGCGAAGCCGAAGTTCGAGTACTCGTACGCGGTGCCGGGCGCGGTCGAGAACGGAATGCCGCTTCGTATCATCGCGGCCATCTCGTCGTCCGTCGCCGCGAGCTGCTGATCGCCCCACGGGTTGTCCTCGGGGAACCCCTCGGAGTGCGACAGCAGATGGCGAATGGTGATCCTCGGCGAGTCGCCCGTGGGATAGCGCAGGCCCGCAAGCTCGGGGACGTATTCCTCCGCGGGATCGTCGAGCGCGAGCTTGCCCGCGTCACGCAGCTGCAGGATCGCGACAGCGGCAAAGCTCTTGGACATCGACGCGATGCGGAACACCGTCGCCGAATCGACTCCCGCGCGCGCATCGGCGTCGCGAAACCCGGCGGTCGCCCAGTGCGCCAGCTGTCCGTCCACCACGATCCCGTACGCGATGCCCGGAACGCGCGCGCGCTGCGCGAAGCTATACACCAGGCTGTCGATCGCGGGATAGGCGGTGGCAAGCTTCGCCGCGCGGTCGGGATCGGTGAACACTGCCGCGGGAGCGATGCTGCTCGGTCGCGCTTCCTGCGCATGCAGCATGACAGGAGCAATGGCCAGCGTACCCCCGGCCGCGAGAAGATACGTGCGCATACTCATCGGTGGTCCTCGACGCATGGGAGTCGATTCGGGTGCCCTACGCCCGACGGTGGCGGATGAACCGGGAACTTTGGAGCTCGCTGATACTTCCGAGATCGACTAGCCCCGTCGCTTGAAGAACTGCAGGGCGCGCTCATGCTTCTGCGTCGCCGCGCGCGTGGCGAAAGTGCCGAGGTTCCTGCGCTTCCCGGTTTTCGGATCCTTCTTGCGCGAGTACAGCCGAAATCGGCCGTCTTTGAGCTTTCGGATCATCGGTAGTTCACTGTTCCCGGAACTCATCGAGATCAAAGTCAAGGTCCTCGGCGGATGGCATTATCCACCACAGGCTCACGTACACCAGGACGCCGGGAAATGCGGCCGAGATCACCGAGAGGAATACGTACAGAGCCCGGACCGCGGTCACTTCCCAGCCGAAAAACTCCGCAATGCCGCCGCAGACTCCGGCGATCACGCGATCATTTGACCGCTTCAGGCGGCGTGAGTTGCTCATATCGAGTCTCTCGGCGTCACGTTCTTGGCTGCGGAATGGTACCCCAACGATTTCATCGACGATTGCGCCTAACAAGATCTTTCGTGTCTTCGACTACGGCACCTACCTACTGTCTTTGACAGTGCGCCAAACATCTCGAGTGCTGCCGAGCAACGCACCGACGCCGTATCCGAGTAGAGCTCCGATCGCAGCGCCAGGAAGCGCCCCGCAATGAAGGCCACGACAGCGGTCGGCGCTGTCGTCGAGACCGTTGAGCTCATAGCCCGCGTACCCAAAGAACAGGGCTCCGGGAACGGCACCAACTACACCCCACCGCCGCGCCCGTGTGCCCTCGAACACTCGGAGACGAATTATCTGATTCTTCGCGACGGGGCCATTCCTCAAGTACAGGCTGTCCGGCCCGATTCGGATCAGCTTCCCGGAACGCTCGAGGCCAGCGGAAGTTTCAAGACGAACCACCTGACGTACTCTGATCTGCTCGGTCAAGTCGGTCGCGCTCTGCCCTGGAGCCACCTGAGCGTCGGCAGCCGGGATCCCAGCCAGAAGCATCAAGCCGAGCAAAAGTCTCGATAGCTTCATGCATTCCACCTTGGAGGGTTGCCGTCCGATATCTTGCTCAGCGGATTCTTGCTCCCGAGCCGCCTCGCTACTATAGTTGTAGAGCAGCACGACATTTCGAAAGCCCGTGGCGATTTCAGGCAAATTGCGGCCACGTTAAACAACCGCTAAAGCGCCACGCCCGGCGCACTTAGCGCCCGGGCTTTTTTCATTTTTGAGACCATGCGAGTGCCAGACATAAAGCTCCCGTACCTCGAAGCCCTCGACCGCCGCGTCCTCGTGTACGACGGCGCGATGGGGACCAACATCCAGCGCCACAACCTGACCGCCGATGACTTCGGCGGGAAGGAGCTGGAGGGGTGCAACGACTACCTGATCCTCAAGCGCCCGGACGTCATCCAGGGGATCCACGAGTCGTTCCTCGCGGTCGGCTGCGACGTCGTGGAGACGTGCACCTTCCAGTCGACACCCCGCCGGCTGGCGGAGTGGGGACTCGGCGACAAGGTGCGCGAGATCAACGTCGAAGGCGCGAAGCTCGCCCGCGCGGCGTGTGACAAGTTCGCCACGCCCGACCGTCCGCGGTTCGTCGCGGGCTCGATGGGCCCGACAGGCATGCTCCCGTCGAGCTCGGATCCGGCGCTGTCGCAAATCACCTTCGAAGAGCTGGCCGAGAATTACTACGAGCAGGCCAAGTACCTCGTCGAAGGCGGCGTGGACGTCCTGCTCATCGAGACTTCGCAAGACATCCTCGAGGTGAAGGCGGCGGTGACCGGCGTCGAGCGCCTGTTCGCGGAGCTCGGCAAACGCGTCGTCCTCCAGGTCCAGATCACGCTCGACACCAGCGGGCGCATGCTGCTCGGCACCGACATCGCCAGCGCGATGACGACGCTCGAAGCGCTGAACGTGGACGTCATCGGGCTCAACTGCTCCACGGGTCCGGAGCACATGCGCGAGCCGATCCGCTACCTCAGCGAGCACGCGACGCTGCCGATCTCGGTCATTCCCAACGCCGGCCTGCCGCTGAATACCGGAACCGGCGAGGCGATCTATCCGCTCGAGCCGGCGCCGATGGCGGAAGCGCTGTCCGAATTCGTGCGCGAGTTCGGCGTGCGCGTCGTCGGCGGCTGCTGCGGCACTACGCCCGAGCACCTCGAGAAGATCGTCGGCGCCGTGCGCGACGCGGAGAAGTCCGCAGTGCGGCCGGAGACGAACGGCAAGCGGCACGTGCCGCGCGTCAGCTCCGCGATGCGCGCGATCACGCTGCACCAGGACCCGCCGCCGCTGCTCGTGGGCGAGCGCGTGAACTCGCAGGGCTCGCGCAAGGTCAAGCGCCTGCTGCTCGCCGACGATTACGAAGGCATTCTCGACGTCGCGCGCGACCAGGTGGACTCGGGCGCGCACGTGCTCGACGTGTGCGTCGCGCTCACCGAGCGCGCGGACGAAGCCGAGCAGATGTCGAAGGTGGTCAAGCTGCTGTCCATGAGCGTCGAGACGCCGCTGGTGATCGACTCCACCGAAGCCGACGTCATCGCCGCCGCGCTGGAGCACGTCCCCGGCCGCGCGATCGTCAACTCCATCAACATGGAGAACGGCCGCAAGCGGATCGATTCGGTCGTGCCGCTCGTAAAGAAGCACGGAGCCGCGGTGATCGCGCTCACGATCGACGAGATCGGCATGGCCAAGACCAAAGAGCGGAAGCTCGAGGTCGCGAAGAAGATCTACGACATCGTAGTCGGCGAGTACGGCCTCGCGCCGGAAGATCTCATCTACGACGCGCTCACGTTCACGCTCGCCACCGGCGACGCGGAGTGGATCGACTCCGGGCACGAGACCATCGAAGGAATCCGCCTCATCAAGCGCGAGCTGCCGGGTGTCTCCACTATACTCGGCGTCTCCAACGTGTCCTTCGGGCTCACGGTCGAAGCGCGAGCCGTGCTCAACTCCGTCTTCCTGCACCACTGCGTGCAGGCGGGATTGGACGCGGCGATCGTGAACCCCGCGCACATCCATCCGTACGCGGAGATCTCGCAGGAAGAGCGCGCGCTGGCCGACGACCTCGTCTTCAACAAGCGGGAAGACGCTCTCCAGCGATTCATCGAATACTTCGCGGCGCTCGGCGGTGACGGCGCCACCGAGGCCGTCGAGAAGGAGGATCCCACCGCGGGCATGTCGGTGGACGAGCAAATCCACTGGATGATCGTGCACCGCAAGAAGGAAGGAATCGAAGCGCAGCTCGACGAAGCCGGAGTGCGCGAGAACCCCGTGCGGGTGCTCAATGAAGTGCTGCTCCCCGCGATGAAGGACGTCGGCGACAAGTTCGGCGCGGGCGAGCTCATCCTGCCCTTCGTGCTCCAGTCCGCTGAAGTCATGAAGAAAGCAGTCAAGCACCTCGAGCAGTTCCTGGAGAAGGCGGAAGGCTACACCAAGGGCAAGGTCGTGCTCGCGACCGTGTACGGCGACGTGCACGACATCGGCAAGTCGCTCGTCAACACGATCCTGTCGAACAACGGCTACACGGTGTTCGACCTCGGCAAGCAGGTTCCCGTCAACACGATCCTCGAGAAAGCGGAGGAGGTAGGCGCGGACGCGATCGGGCTGAGCGCGCTGCTCGTGTCCACGTCCAAGCAGATGCCGCTGTGCGTGAAGGAGCTCGACAAGCGCGGGATGAAGATCCCGGTGCTGATCGGCGGCGCCGCGATCAACCGCAGGTTCGGCCGCCGCGCGCTGTTCGTCGAGGGCGAGCGCGCGTTCGACGCGGGCGTCTTCTACTGCAAGGACGCGTTCGAGGGGCTGGAGACGATGGACGTCCTCCAGGACGGGAACAAGCGCGCGCAGTTCATCGCGAAGAACCTCGACGACGCGAAGAACGACGTGTTTCTGCGGACGACGGTCGGCAAGGACATCGCCGTGGGCGACGCCGCCGGCGCGCGCAGCGACGTCACGTCCGGCAATCCGGTGCCGCGCCCTCCGTTCTGGGGCACGCGCGTGCTGCGCGACATCCCGCTCGACGAAGTGTTCGAGCTGCTCGACCTGGACGAGCTGTACCGGCTGCAGTGGGGCGCGCGCGGATCGGGCGAGCAGTACAAGGCCACCGTGAAGAACGAATTCGAGCCGACGCTCGCGCGGCTCAAGGCCGACGCGGCCGCGCGCAAATGGCTGGAGCCGCGGGCGGTGTACGGCTATTTCCCGGTGCAGTCCGTGGGCAACGACATCATCGTGTACGATCCGGCCGCGTACCAGAGCGACGGCGGCTCGCTGCGCGAGATCGCGCGCTTCCACTTCCCGCGCATGGTCGGCCGCGAGCGGCTCTGCCTCGCGGATTATTTCCGCTCCAGCGAGAGCGGC
This Gemmatimonadaceae bacterium DNA region includes the following protein-coding sequences:
- a CDS encoding YggT family protein is translated as MPAIDSILGAVRVATLFVVAVFAVICVVDWAVRTKRINAFNPIARYFRSTIDPFIAPIERRVVRAGGSPAVAPWWALVAAVVGAILLLSLLGFVRNQVLFAALAANQGAAGVFRLLVVWTFAILRLALIVRVISSWLPVNPYSPWLRWSYLLSEPILRPLRQIVPTLGMIDITPILAYFLLGFLARILVSAL
- a CDS encoding serine hydrolase domain-containing protein; protein product: MSMRTYLLAAGGTLAIAPVMLHAQEARPSSIAPAAVFTDPDRAAKLATAYPAIDSLVYSFAQRARVPGIAYGIVVDGQLAHWATAGFRDADARAGVDSATVFRIASMSKSFAAVAILQLRDAGKLALDDPAEEYVPELAGLRYPTGDSPRITIRHLLSHSEGFPEDNPWGDQQLAATDDEMAAMIRSGIPFSTAPGTAYEYSNFGFAILGRVVANVSGMPYARYVRERILLPLGMNVTTLEARSVPPHRLAHGYRLRDGEWLEEPQLPDGAFGPMGGMLTSISDLGRWVGFMLDAWPPRDDPDSGPLSRASRREMQQVTRYIGASASTDSTGNISLAANGYGYGLRVQQTCLFLASVSHTGGLPGFGSLMRWLPEYGVGIVALGNLTYTGWTPVSTQALEILQRTGGLVPRVPQPAPVLLERREQVSRLVARWSDALADSLAAMNLYLDEPKDRRRAAIERLRSTAGDECRNEGPFVVANALRGRWRMRCRDGDLQISITLAPTEPAKVQYLQVTPLAREAALEPGPACVARP
- a CDS encoding PspC domain-containing protein — translated: MSNSRRLKRSNDRVIAGVCGGIAEFFGWEVTAVRALYVFLSVISAAFPGVLVYVSLWWIMPSAEDLDFDLDEFREQ
- the metH gene encoding methionine synthase, whose translation is MPDIKLPYLEALDRRVLVYDGAMGTNIQRHNLTADDFGGKELEGCNDYLILKRPDVIQGIHESFLAVGCDVVETCTFQSTPRRLAEWGLGDKVREINVEGAKLARAACDKFATPDRPRFVAGSMGPTGMLPSSSDPALSQITFEELAENYYEQAKYLVEGGVDVLLIETSQDILEVKAAVTGVERLFAELGKRVVLQVQITLDTSGRMLLGTDIASAMTTLEALNVDVIGLNCSTGPEHMREPIRYLSEHATLPISVIPNAGLPLNTGTGEAIYPLEPAPMAEALSEFVREFGVRVVGGCCGTTPEHLEKIVGAVRDAEKSAVRPETNGKRHVPRVSSAMRAITLHQDPPPLLVGERVNSQGSRKVKRLLLADDYEGILDVARDQVDSGAHVLDVCVALTERADEAEQMSKVVKLLSMSVETPLVIDSTEADVIAAALEHVPGRAIVNSINMENGRKRIDSVVPLVKKHGAAVIALTIDEIGMAKTKERKLEVAKKIYDIVVGEYGLAPEDLIYDALTFTLATGDAEWIDSGHETIEGIRLIKRELPGVSTILGVSNVSFGLTVEARAVLNSVFLHHCVQAGLDAAIVNPAHIHPYAEISQEERALADDLVFNKREDALQRFIEYFAALGGDGATEAVEKEDPTAGMSVDEQIHWMIVHRKKEGIEAQLDEAGVRENPVRVLNEVLLPAMKDVGDKFGAGELILPFVLQSAEVMKKAVKHLEQFLEKAEGYTKGKVVLATVYGDVHDIGKSLVNTILSNNGYTVFDLGKQVPVNTILEKAEEVGADAIGLSALLVSTSKQMPLCVKELDKRGMKIPVLIGGAAINRRFGRRALFVEGERAFDAGVFYCKDAFEGLETMDVLQDGNKRAQFIAKNLDDAKNDVFLRTTVGKDIAVGDAAGARSDVTSGNPVPRPPFWGTRVLRDIPLDEVFELLDLDELYRLQWGARGSGEQYKATVKNEFEPTLARLKADAAARKWLEPRAVYGYFPVQSVGNDIIVYDPAAYQSDGGSLREIARFHFPRMVGRERLCLADYFRSSESGDVDVAALQIVTVGDAASREFDRLQSANEYSEAYYTHGLGVETAEAVAEWMHRRIQHELGLDTGKRYSWGYGACPDLDDHATVFKLLPATEALGMGLTESFQLLPEQSTAAIIVHHPEAKYYAVRGAADAPAGEPETAVV